The Populus trichocarpa isolate Nisqually-1 chromosome 2, P.trichocarpa_v4.1, whole genome shotgun sequence genome has a window encoding:
- the LOC7490620 gene encoding 24-methylenesterol C-methyltransferase 2: MDSLALFFTGALLAGGIYWFVCVLGPAEQKGKRAVDLSGGSISAENVQDNYDQYWSFFRRPKEIETTEKVPDFVDTFYNLVTDIYEWGWGQSFHFSPSIPGKSHSEATRLHEEMAVDLINVKPGDRILDVGCGVGGPMRAIAAHSRAKVVGITINDYQVNRARTHNKKAGLDSLCEVVQGNFLEMPFPENSFDGAYSIEATCHAPKLEEVYAEIFRVLKPGSLYVSYEWVTTDKYKDSDPEHVEVIQGIERGDALPGLRNYTDIAETARKVGFEVVKEKDLAKPPAQPWWTRLKMGRIAYWRNHIVVTVLSAVGIAPKGTVDVHEMLFKTADYLTKGGDSGIFTPMHMILCRKPEKKTEAASNS, translated from the coding sequence ATGGACTCTCTCGCTCTCTTCTTCACTGGGGCTCTACTAGCCGGTGGCATCTACTGGTTCGTTTGCGTTCTCGGCCCAGCCGAGCAGAAAGGCAAACGGGCAGTAGATCTATCCGGTGGCTCCATCTCGGCCGAGAATGTCCAAGATAACTACGATCAATACTGGTCTTTTTTCCGCCGTCCCAAAGAAATCGAAACAACTGAAAAGGTCCCTGATTTTGTTGACACATTTTACAATTTAGTCACTGATATTTACGAGTGGGGATGGGGTCAGTCCTTCCACTTCTCTCCATCCATTCCCGGAAAGTCCCACAGTGAAGCCACGCGCCTACACGAAGAGATGGCCGTGGATCTGATCAATGTCAAGCCTGGAGATCGAATCCTGGATGTCGGATGTGGTGTTGGTGGTCCGATGCGTGCTATTGCTGCACATTCACGCGCTAAGGTTGTCGGCATCACCATCAACGATTATCAAGTGAATCGTGCGCGCACGCACAACAAGAAAGCCGGGTTAGATTCACTTTGTGAAGTTGTTCAAGGAAATTTCCTAGAGATGCCGTTTCCTGAGAACAGCTTCGACGGAGCTTACTCGATCGAAGCGACATGTCACGCGCCGAAACTCGAAGAGGTTTATGCAGAGATCTTTAGGGTCTTGAAGCCTGGATCTCTTTACGTGTCCTATGAATGGGTCACAACTGATAAGTACAAGGATTCTGACCCTGAACACGTGGAGGTTATTCAAGGTATTGAAAGAGGTGATGCTTTGCCTGGGCTAAGAAACTATACTGATATTGCAGAGACAGCAAGGAAGGTAGGATTTGAAGTTGTGAAAGAGAAAGACTTGGCTAAACCACCAGCACAGCCATGGTGGACTAGGCTTAAGATGGGAAGGATTGCTTACTGGAGAAACCACATTGTTGTAACAGTACTTTCCGCTGTAGGGATTGCACCAAAAGGGACTGTTGATGTTCATGAGATGCTGTTTAAGACAGCTGATTACCTTACCAAGGGTGGTGATTCTGGGATTTTCACTCCTATGCATATGATTCTCTGCAGAAAACCTGAGAAGAAGACAGAAGCGGCTTCAAATTCTTAG
- the LOC7496895 gene encoding plastocyanin B, chloroplastic, translated as MATVTSAAVSIPSFTGLKAASASNAKVSASAKVSASPLPRLSIKASLKEVGAAVVATAASAMIASNAMAVDVLLGSDDGSLAFVPSEFSVPAGEKIVFKNNAGFPHNVLFDEDAVPSGVDVSKISMSEEDLLNAKGETFEVALSDKGEYTFYCSPHQGAGMVGKVIVN; from the coding sequence ATGGCCACTGTCACCTCTGCTGCTGTTTCTATCCCATCTTTCACCGGTCTTAAGGCAGCCAGTGCCTCCAATGCCAAAGTCAGTGCCAGTGCCAAGGTTTCAGCCTCTCCACTTCCAAGGCTCAGCATCAAGGCTTCATTGAAAGAAGTCGGTGCTGCTGTTGTCGCCACCGCTGCTAGCGCAATGATTGCTAGCAATGCTATGGCCGTTGACGTCTTGCTTGGAAGTGATGATGGATCATTGGCTTTTGTTCCCAGCGAATTCTCTGTACCCGCTGGTGAAAAGATTGTCTTCAAGAACAATGCCGGGTTCCCACATAACGTTCTCTTCGACGAGGACGCTGTTCCAAGTGGGGTTGATGTGTCAAAAATCTCCATGAGCGAGGAGGATCTCCTCAACGCCAAAGGAGAGACTTTCGAAGTTGCCTTGAGCGACAAAGGTGAATACACTTTCTACTGTTCTCCTCACCAGGGAGCTGGCATGGTGGGAAAAGTGATcgttaattaa
- the LOC7496896 gene encoding phospholipase D delta, giving the protein MAAADNNPMTATSILHGDLELKIIEARRLPNMDLVSERLRRCFSAFDPCRHPFSKERKKQQNHRRKIITSDPYVTVCVSGARVARTRVISNTQNPVWNEHFKIPLAHPAEKIDFYVKDNDMFGAELIGTASVEVEKILSGETISAWFPIIGLYGKPPKTDCALHVEMRFTKCEQPDDKLGVENCYFPVRHGGNVTLYQDAHVPDSGLPEIELENGNVFRHGKCWEDICHAIVEAHHLVYIAGWSIFHKVKLVREPSKPLPRGGDLNLGELLKYKSQEGVRVLLLVWDDKTSHNKFFLRTNGVMQTHDEETRKFFKHSSVNCVLSPRYASSKLSIFRQQVIGTLYTHHQKCVLVDTQASGNNRKITAFIGGLDLCDGRYDTPEHRLFRGLDTVFQDDYHNPTFPAGTKGPRQPWHDLHCKIEGPAAYDVLTNFEQRWRKASKWSEFGRSFKRATHWRDDALIKLERISWILGPSPSVPNDDPTLWVSEEDDPENWHVQVFRSIDSGSLKGFPKDVYQAEKQNLVCAKNLVIDKSIQTAYIQAIRSAQHFIYIENQYFLGSSFAWSDYKNAGAENLIPMELALKIASKIRAKERFAVYVVIPMWPEGVPTSASVQEILFWQGQTMQMMYEVIANELKSMNLENSHPQDYLNFYCLGNREEVPGSNNSGDQTVSMSQKFQRFMIYVHAKGMVVDDEYVILGSANINQRSMAGSRDTEIAMGAYQPHHTWSNKKRHPLGQVYGYRMSLWAEHLGLVDNLFKEPESLDCVKSVNKIAEDNWKKFTAENFTLLQGHLLKYPVQVDGNGKVSPLPGQETFPDVGGKVLGVRTNLPDALTT; this is encoded by the exons ATGGCAGCAGCAGACAATAATCCGATGACAGCAACATCGATTCTCCATGGAGACCTCGAATTAAAAATAATCGAAGCTCGACGGTTACCAAACATGGATTTAGTATCAGAGCGTCTCCGTCGGTGTTTTAGCGCATTCGACCCATGCCGGCACCCATTctctaaagaaagaaagaaacagcaAAACCATCGACGCAAGATCATTACCAGCGACCCGTACGTAACAGTCTGTGTCTCGGGAGCAAGAGTCGCCCGCACGCGAGTGATTTCAAACACTCAAAACCCGGTTTGGAACGAACATTTCAAGATTCCTTTGGCTCATCCGGCagaaaagattgatttttaCGTGAAAGATAATGACATGTTCGGTGCTGAGTTGATAGGGACCGCAAGTGTTGAAGTTGAGAAGATTTTGTCAGGTGAAACGATCAGTGCTTGGTTTCCCATTATTGGATTGTACGGAAAACCGCCAAAAACTGATTGTGCCCTTCACGTCGAGATGAGGTTTACGAAATGTGAGCAGCCTGATGACAAACTCGGGGTTGAGAATTGTTATTTTCCGGTGAGGCATGGAGGGAACGTTACCCTTTATCAGGATGCGCATGTGCCGGATTCGGGCTTGCCTGAGATTGAATTGGAGAATGGGAATGTGTTTAGGCATGGGAAATGTTGGGAGGATATTTGTCATGCTATAGTAGAAGCACATCATTTGGTATATATAGCTGGTTGGTCGATTTTTCATAAGGTGAAATTGGTGAGGGAGCCTTCGAAGCCATTGCCGAGAGGTGGGGATTTGAATTTGGGAGAGTTGCTCAAGTATAAATCACAAGAAGGTGTGCGAGTTTTGTTGTTGGTTTGGGATGATAAGACTTCtcataataagttttttcttCGTACg AATGGAGTGATGCAGACTCATGATGAAGAAACTCGGAAGTTTTTCAAGCATTCTTCAGTGAATTGTGTGTTGTCACCTCGTTATGCTAGCAGTAAGCTCAGCATTTTCAGGCAGCAG GTTATTGGGACCCTCTATACACACCATCAGAAATGTGTACTTGTGGATACACAGGCATCTGGAAACAACCGGAAGATAACTGCTTTTATAGGGGGTCTAGATCTTTGTGATGGCCGCTATGATACACCAGAACATCGCTTATTTCGGGGTCTTGACACTGTATTTCAGGATGATTATCATAATCCAACTTTTCCT GCAGGAACAAAGGGTCCAAGGCAACCATGGCATGATTTGCATTGCAAAATTGAAGGGCCTGCTGCATATGATGTGCTTACTAACTTTGAGCAGCGATGGAGGAAAGCCTCAAAATGGTCAGAGTTTGGACGAAGTTTCAAAAGGGCAACTCATTGGCGTGACGATGCATTAATAAAGTTAGAACGGATCTCATGGATACTTGGTCCTTCCCCATCAGTCCCTAATGATGATCCTACATTATGGGTGTCTGAGGAAGATGACCCTGAAAACTGGCATGTTCAG GTTTTCCGATCTATAGATTCAGGATCTTTGAAAGGATTTCCCAAAGATGTTTATCAAGCTGAAAAacag AATCTCGTTTGTGCTAAAAATCTGGTTATTGACAAGAGCATTCAGACAGCATACATTCAGGCAATCAGATCTGCCCAACACTTCATATATATTGAGAATCAATATTTCCTTGGGTCATCATTTGCGTGGTCGGATTATAAAAATGCAG GTGCTGAAAACTTAATTCCTATGGAGTTGGCATTGAAGATTGCAAGTAAAATAAGAGCAAAGGAGAGATTCGCTGTTTATGTAGTAATACCAATGTGGCCCGAGGGCGTTCCCACTTCCGCCTCTGTTCAAGAAATCCTCTTTTGGCAG GGACAGACAATGCAAATGATGTATGAAGTCATAGCAAATGAGTTGAAATCCATGAATCTTGAGAATTCACACCCACAAGACTACTTAAATTTCTACTGTCTTGGTAATAGGGAAGAGGTGCCAGGTTCAAACAATTCTGGTGATCAAACG GTTTCAATGTCTCAAAAATTTCAACGGTTTATGATTTACGTACATGCAAAGGGAATGGTAGTCGATGATGAGTACGTAATACTGGGGTCTGCCAACATTAACCAACGATCTATGGCTGGTTCAAGGGATACCGAGATTGCGATGGGTGCATATCAGCCCCATCATACATGGAGCAATAAGAAGAGGCATCCACTAGGCCAG GTATACGGATATCGAATGTCTCTCTGGGCAGAACACTTGGGGTTGGTTGATAACTTGTTTAAAGAGCCTGAAAGTCTGGATTGTGTCAAGAGTGTGAACAAAATCGCTGAAGATAACTGGAAGAAGTTCACGGCGGAGAATTTTACACTATTGCAAGGACACCTTCTTAAATACCCTGTGCAGGTAGATGGAAATGGTAAAGTAAGCCCCTTGCCAGGACAAGAGACTTTCCCAGATGTTGGTGGTAAGGTGCTCGGAGTCCGTACAAACCTCCCTGATGCATTAACTACATAG
- the LOC7496897 gene encoding uncharacterized protein LOC7496897 isoform X2 — protein MEKLSALSHLFLTHFLHSFSTSMVTPATTDVFMSALCPGEDECSLAIYLSGLQKTIIGLGTLVTMPLIGNMSDKYGRKALLTVPMSLIIVPSAILAYSRTRNFFYAYYVVRTLMAMVCEGSVQCLALAYVADNVPESRRASTFGILSGIASSAFVCGNLSTRFLSTSSTFQVSALVAIAALVYMRFFLQESIIDEQLSTPILTYKGNGKGKGKANAACFAHEIPSKNVQVFKSAPSLEDMLCLLKSSVTLSQAAVVAFFYSLAEVGLHASLMYYLKAQFHFSKDQFAVLMVISGIAGTVSQLVIMPLLTPALGEARLLAVGLFFTCVHVFLYSIAWTFWVPYVASMFSLLFVFSQPCMRSIVSKQVGSCEQGKAQGCISGISSFANVISPLVFSPLTALFLSERAPFPFPGFSIMCVGFASMIAFIQSLMMRTAPPIANQKVVNSNYVDA, from the exons ATGGAAAAACTTTCGGCATTAAGCCATCTCTTCTTGACTCACTTTCTTCACTCCTTCTCAACATCCATGGTGACTCCAGCCACGACTGATGTTTTTATGTCCGCACTTTGTCCTGGAGAAGATGAATGCTCCCTGGCCATTTATCTAAGTGGACTTCAAAAAaca ATTATAGGGCTTGGGACGCTGGTAACGATGCCTTTGATAGGGAACATGTCGGACAAGTATGGTCGGAAAGCTTTGCTTACTGTTCCAATGAGTCTTATAATAGTTCCCTCAG CCATATTGGCCTACAGCAGGACCAGGAACTTCTTCTATGCGTATTATGTCGTCAGGACTCTCATGGCCATGGTCTGTGAAGGAAGTGTCCAATGCCTTGCTCTCGCCTATGTG GCAGACAATGTTCCGGAGAGTCGGCGAGCCTCGACGTTTGGGATTCTTTCAGGCATTGCATCGTCCGCTTTCGTATGCGGAAACCTCTCCACTCGTTTCCTCTCCACCTCCTCCACCTTCCAG GTTTCTGCCTTAGTGGCAATTGCAGCTCTAGTGTACATGAGGTTTTTTCTTCAGGAATCCATCATCGATGAACAACTCTCTACGCCAATACTAACATATAAGGGGAAcgggaaaggaaaaggaaaagctaATGCTGCATGCTTTGCACATGAAATTCCAAGCAAAAATGTGCAGGTTTTTAAATCAGCACCTTCCTTGGAGGATATGCTCTGCTTGCTTAAGAGCAG TGTGACCCTTTCGCAAGCTGCTGTTGTTGCATTTTTCTACAGTCTTGCGGAAGTTGGCCTTCATGCTTCATTAATG TACTATTTGAAGGCGCAATTTCACTTTAGCAAGGATCAATTTGCTGTTTTGATGGTGATTTCTGGGATTGCAGGGACCGTTTCACAG TTGGTTATTATGCCTCTATTGACTCCTGCTCTTGGAGAAGCAAGGCTGCTTGCAGTGGGGCTCTTTTTTACCTGTGTACAT GTGTTTCTTTACAGCATAGCGTGGACCTTCTGG GTACCTTATGTTGCTTCCATGTTCTCTCTTCTGTTTGTGTTTTCACAACCATGT ATGCGAAGCATTGTGTCCAAGCAAGTTGGATCCTGTGAGCAG ggGAAGGCTCAAGGGTGCATTTCTGGAATAAGTTCCTTTGCCAATGTCATTTCTCCCTTGGTTTTCTCTCCTTTAACAG CTTTATTCCTCTCTGAAAGGGCGCCGTTCCCCTTCCCTGGTTTCAGTATTATGTGCGTCGGATTTGCATCG ATGATAGCCTTCATTCAGAGTCTCATGATGAGGACCGCTCCTCCCATTGCAAATCAAAAGGTCGTTAATTCCAACTATGTGGATGCCtag
- the LOC7496894 gene encoding uncharacterized protein LOC7496894, whose product MEALSSSAAISSSLSSFSPKRKELNTPTILLRFHVSSKKDKKDSDLQSSSHDSSIVPLFNNPSFSKDAAMGLVLSAASVRGWTTGSGMEGPSVTAVSEDGFNTEKVSTLPWSLFTKSPRRRMRVAFTCNVCGQRTTRAINPHAYTDGTVFVQCCGCNVFHKLVDNLNLFHEMKCYVNPGFNYRDAKWDGGFKLFDVDDDRDDGGSDVFPI is encoded by the exons ATGGAAGCTCTAAGTTCCTCCGCCGCAAtctcctcctctctctcctccttttcTCCAAAACGAAAGGAACTGAATACTCCTACCATACTCCTCCGATTCCACGTTTCTTCGAAAA aGGATAAGAAAGATTCGGATCTCCAGTCCAGCTCTCACGATTCCAGCATCGTCCCTCTCTTCAACAACCCCTCTTTCtccaag GATGCGGCGATGGGATTGGTATTGAGTGCGGCATCGGTGAGAGGATGGACTACAGGGTCAGGCATGGAAGGACCTTCAGTGACAGCTGTGTCCGAGGACGGATTCAATACGGAGAAAGTCTCGACTCTCCCGTGGTCTCTCTTCACGAAATCTCCACGTAGGCGAATGCGCGTGGCCTTCACTTGTAATGTTTGTGGTCAAAGAACTACTCGCGCTATCAATCCCCATGCTTACACTGATGGCACTGTCTTCGTTCAG TGTTGCGGTTGCAATGTGTTTCATAAGCTAGTGGATAATTTGAACTTGTTTCATGAGATGAAGTGCTACGTGAACCCGGGCTTTAATTATCGAGACGCTAAATGGGATGGTGGATTCAAGTTGTTTGATGTGGATGATGATCGAGATGATGGTGGTAGCGATGTGTTTCCGATCTAA
- the LOC7496897 gene encoding uncharacterized protein LOC7496897 isoform X1 — MEKLSGLSHLFMTIFLHNFSTFMVIPAITDVTMSALCPGRDECSLAIYLTGFQQAIIGLGTLVTMPLIGNMSDKYGRKALLTVPMSLIIVPSAILAYSRTRNFFYAYYVVRTLMAMVCEGSVQCLALAYVADNVPESRRASTFGILSGIASSAFVCGNLSTRFLSTSSTFQVSALVAIAALVYMRFFLQESIIDEQLSTPILTYKGNGKGKGKANAACFAHEIPSKNVQVFKSAPSLEDMLCLLKSSVTLSQAAVVAFFYSLAEVGLHASLMYYLKAQFHFSKDQFAVLMVISGIAGTVSQLVIMPLLTPALGEARLLAVGLFFTCVHVFLYSIAWTFWVPYVASMFSLLFVFSQPCMRSIVSKQVGSCEQGKAQGCISGISSFANVISPLVFSPLTALFLSERAPFPFPGFSIMCVGFASMIAFIQSLMMRTAPPIANQKVVNSNYVDA, encoded by the exons ATGGAAAAGTTGTCAGGTTTAAGTCATCTCTTCATGACAATATTTCTGCATAATTTCTCAACATTTATGGTGATCCCTGCCATTACTGATGTCACAATGTCGGCCTTATGCCCTGGAAGAGATGAGTGTTCTTTGGCCATTTACCTAACCGGATTCCAACAAGCG ATTATAGGGCTTGGGACGCTGGTAACGATGCCTTTGATAGGGAACATGTCGGACAAGTATGGTCGGAAAGCTTTGCTTACTGTTCCAATGAGTCTTATAATAGTTCCCTCAG CCATATTGGCCTACAGCAGGACCAGGAACTTCTTCTATGCGTATTATGTCGTCAGGACTCTCATGGCCATGGTCTGTGAAGGAAGTGTCCAATGCCTTGCTCTCGCCTATGTG GCAGACAATGTTCCGGAGAGTCGGCGAGCCTCGACGTTTGGGATTCTTTCAGGCATTGCATCGTCCGCTTTCGTATGCGGAAACCTCTCCACTCGTTTCCTCTCCACCTCCTCCACCTTCCAG GTTTCTGCCTTAGTGGCAATTGCAGCTCTAGTGTACATGAGGTTTTTTCTTCAGGAATCCATCATCGATGAACAACTCTCTACGCCAATACTAACATATAAGGGGAAcgggaaaggaaaaggaaaagctaATGCTGCATGCTTTGCACATGAAATTCCAAGCAAAAATGTGCAGGTTTTTAAATCAGCACCTTCCTTGGAGGATATGCTCTGCTTGCTTAAGAGCAG TGTGACCCTTTCGCAAGCTGCTGTTGTTGCATTTTTCTACAGTCTTGCGGAAGTTGGCCTTCATGCTTCATTAATG TACTATTTGAAGGCGCAATTTCACTTTAGCAAGGATCAATTTGCTGTTTTGATGGTGATTTCTGGGATTGCAGGGACCGTTTCACAG TTGGTTATTATGCCTCTATTGACTCCTGCTCTTGGAGAAGCAAGGCTGCTTGCAGTGGGGCTCTTTTTTACCTGTGTACAT GTGTTTCTTTACAGCATAGCGTGGACCTTCTGG GTACCTTATGTTGCTTCCATGTTCTCTCTTCTGTTTGTGTTTTCACAACCATGT ATGCGAAGCATTGTGTCCAAGCAAGTTGGATCCTGTGAGCAG ggGAAGGCTCAAGGGTGCATTTCTGGAATAAGTTCCTTTGCCAATGTCATTTCTCCCTTGGTTTTCTCTCCTTTAACAG CTTTATTCCTCTCTGAAAGGGCGCCGTTCCCCTTCCCTGGTTTCAGTATTATGTGCGTCGGATTTGCATCG ATGATAGCCTTCATTCAGAGTCTCATGATGAGGACCGCTCCTCCCATTGCAAATCAAAAGGTCGTTAATTCCAACTATGTGGATGCCtag